A portion of the Bacilli bacterium genome contains these proteins:
- a CDS encoding phosphoribosylanthranilate isomerase, translating to MARTTVKICGLRTREIVQSVCALSVDQIGFVFAKSRRQVSPELVRELLAMARENVCPPQAFGVFVNPGLADLAHVLSIAPLHAVQLHGTESPEFCREVRNRFGVKTYKVFSVKNAEKGKNAADRMLPYQGVIDGAFIDTYDPVIGGGTGKAFGWDIIPDYLRVAEKIGVPLIIAGGLTAENVGRLLSQYDIHGVDVSSGVETDGEKDGAKIRQFVERVRNHDASSG from the coding sequence ATGGCGCGGACGACGGTCAAAATATGCGGGCTGCGCACGCGGGAAATCGTGCAAAGCGTTTGCGCGCTATCCGTTGACCAGATTGGTTTCGTGTTCGCCAAAAGCCGGCGCCAGGTGAGCCCGGAGCTTGTCCGGGAGCTGCTAGCTATGGCAAGGGAAAACGTCTGTCCCCCGCAAGCGTTCGGTGTTTTTGTCAACCCGGGGCTTGCCGATCTTGCGCATGTGCTTTCCATCGCCCCGCTTCATGCGGTACAATTACACGGTACGGAATCGCCGGAATTTTGCCGCGAAGTGCGGAATCGTTTTGGCGTGAAAACTTATAAAGTGTTTTCCGTAAAGAACGCGGAGAAAGGCAAAAACGCGGCGGACCGAATGCTTCCCTATCAAGGCGTAATCGACGGAGCGTTCATCGATACGTACGATCCCGTCATAGGCGGGGGCACCGGCAAGGCGTTTGGCTGGGATATAATTCCGGATTATTTGCGGGTCGCGGAAAAAATCGGCGTTCCGCTGATCATCGCCGGCGGCCTGACGGCGGAAAATGTTGGCCGATTGCTTTCCCAATATGATATTCATGGCGTCGATGTTTCGAGCGGCGTCGAAACGGATGGAGAAAAGGATGGCGCAAAGATTCGGCAATTCGTAGAGAGGGTGAGAAATCATGACGCAAGTTCCGGATGA
- the trpB gene encoding tryptophan synthase subunit beta, producing MTQVPDEHGRFGKFGGRYVPETLMNALLELEEAYKRYTKDESFQREAAELLKQYSGRPTPLYFAERLTRKLGGAKIYLKREDLNHTGAHKINNAIGQALLAKRMGKKKVIAETGAGQHGVATATVAALMGFECKVFMGEEDTKRQRLNVFRMNLLGSEVIPVTSGTRTLKDACNEALRYWVSHVDDTYYIFGSAAGPHPYPVMVRDFQRIIGDEARAQILAAEGKLPTAVVACVGGGSNAIGAFYPFIHDQGVRLIGVEAAGEGIDTNRHAATMTKGSPGVFQGSYSYLLQDEYGQVLPAHSISAGLDYPGIGPEHAYLRDTQRAEYVPATDQEALAALRELSRTEGIIPALESAHAIAHVLKLAPQLGKDDLIVVSLSGRGDKDVASIMEYAGGAAQ from the coding sequence ATGACGCAAGTTCCGGATGAGCACGGCAGATTCGGCAAATTTGGCGGCAGGTACGTGCCGGAAACGTTGATGAACGCGCTGCTTGAATTGGAAGAAGCATATAAGCGCTATACGAAAGACGAGAGCTTTCAACGCGAAGCGGCAGAATTGCTCAAGCAATATTCCGGGCGACCGACTCCGCTTTATTTCGCTGAGCGGCTGACGCGAAAGTTGGGCGGCGCGAAAATTTATTTGAAGCGCGAAGATTTGAACCATACCGGCGCGCATAAAATCAATAACGCGATCGGACAGGCTTTGCTCGCCAAACGCATGGGCAAAAAAAAGGTGATCGCCGAAACGGGCGCCGGGCAGCATGGCGTGGCGACGGCGACGGTCGCCGCATTAATGGGCTTCGAATGCAAAGTATTTATGGGTGAGGAAGATACGAAACGCCAACGGTTGAATGTATTCCGGATGAATTTGCTGGGCAGCGAGGTCATTCCGGTTACTTCCGGCACCAGAACGCTCAAGGATGCCTGCAACGAGGCGCTGCGCTATTGGGTAAGCCATGTGGACGATACCTACTATATTTTCGGTTCGGCAGCCGGCCCGCATCCGTATCCGGTAATGGTCCGGGATTTTCAGCGCATTATCGGCGACGAGGCGCGCGCGCAAATTTTGGCGGCGGAGGGCAAACTGCCGACTGCGGTTGTCGCTTGTGTCGGCGGCGGCAGCAATGCGATCGGGGCTTTTTATCCGTTTATCCACGATCAAGGGGTCAGATTGATCGGCGTGGAGGCAGCGGGCGAAGGCATTGATACGAACCGGCATGCCGCAACGATGACAAAAGGCAGCCCGGGCGTTTTCCAGGGATCCTACAGCTATTTGCTGCAAGACGAATACGGGCAAGTGCTGCCCGCGCATTCCATCTCCGCAGGGCTTGATTACCCCGGCATCGGGCCGGAGCACGCTTATTTGCGGGACACGCAGCGTGCGGAATACGTTCCCGCCACGGATCAGGAAGCGCTGGCCGCGCTGCGGGAGCTTTCCCGCACCGAAGGCATCATACCGGCGCTCGAAAGCGCGCATGCGATTGCGCATGTGTTGAAGCTCGCGCCGCAGCTTGGCAAGGACGACTTGATCGTCGTCAGCTTATCGGGCCGCGGCGATAAAGACGTCGCCTCGATTATGGAATATGCGGGAGGGGCGGCACAATGA
- the trpA gene encoding tryptophan synthase subunit alpha: MTKPDGNAIDAAFSRLQKENRTALIPFLTVGDPDLATTVDIIKQLELAGADMLELGVPYSDPLADGPVIQRASQRALAQHVTIIDCLRTAGAARAAGVNIPFILFSYYNPVLQLGFARLFRYAAENGISGFIIPDLPPEEAGEMRRKAKEHGMHLIPLVAPTSKDRVQNIAANASGFVYCVSSLGVTGMRSTFAADIEEFIGTVKSAALAPVAIGFGISTNEHFRRFAGICDGVIVGSAIVRKIEEVLPLLSSAETRAAGLRQIGEFVAGLKA, from the coding sequence ATGACGAAACCGGACGGCAATGCGATTGACGCTGCCTTTTCCCGTTTGCAAAAAGAAAACCGCACCGCGCTCATTCCGTTTTTGACGGTCGGCGATCCCGATCTGGCAACCACGGTGGACATCATCAAACAATTGGAACTGGCGGGCGCCGATATGCTTGAATTGGGCGTGCCGTATTCCGATCCGTTAGCAGACGGACCCGTGATTCAGCGGGCGTCGCAAAGGGCGCTAGCGCAACATGTTACGATCATCGACTGCCTGCGCACGGCGGGCGCGGCAAGAGCGGCGGGCGTCAACATCCCGTTTATCCTGTTTTCCTATTACAATCCCGTTCTGCAGCTTGGTTTTGCGCGCCTTTTCCGGTATGCCGCGGAAAACGGCATAAGCGGCTTTATCATCCCCGATTTGCCGCCGGAAGAAGCCGGCGAAATGCGGCGCAAAGCAAAGGAGCACGGCATGCATTTGATTCCGCTTGTCGCGCCGACCTCCAAAGACCGCGTGCAAAACATTGCCGCCAACGCTTCCGGATTCGTATATTGCGTTTCCTCGCTTGGCGTAACCGGCATGCGCTCGACGTTTGCCGCGGACATCGAGGAATTTATCGGCACGGTAAAAAGCGCCGCCCTGGCTCCGGTCGCCATCGGTTTCGGCATTTCAACCAACGAGCATTTCCGCCGGTTTGCGGGCATTTGCGACGGCGTGATCGTCGGCAGCGCGATTGTGCGCAAAATCGAAGAAGTGTTGCCGCTTTTATCATCCGCGGAAACAAGAGCGGCGGGCCTGCGGCAAATCGGCGAATTCGTCGCCGGGTTGAAGGCGTGA
- the hisC gene encoding histidinol-phosphate transaminase, whose product MENCKRHILQLPVYKPGKPMEEVKRELGLNEVIKLASNENPYGCSAKAKEAIAGMLDETHLYPDGGSTELTAAIAAALHVKPEQIIFGAGSDDVIMMIARAYFLPGDETIMASHTFPQYKHNALVEGAVCIEVPLVDGKHDLNGMLAKVTDKTKIVWICNPNNPTGTMTTGKEIEDFMSRVPQNVLVVLDEAYAEYVDDPSFPDSLALMKRYPNIILLKTFSKIYGLASLRIGYGIGHPDVIRVVNQVREPFNTTRYAQKAALAAFADQEFVAECKQKNLREMKFLNAEFARLGLPTFPAYGNFIMVETFRSAELVFNALLRKGIIVRGGHHLDFPTKLRVTVGTHEQNVKFIRALEAALAEVAALAEAAAK is encoded by the coding sequence GTGGAGAATTGCAAGCGTCATATTTTGCAGCTACCCGTATACAAGCCGGGGAAACCGATGGAAGAAGTGAAAAGGGAACTTGGGCTTAACGAAGTCATCAAACTGGCTTCCAATGAAAACCCGTACGGCTGTTCGGCAAAAGCGAAAGAGGCGATTGCCGGCATGCTTGACGAAACTCATTTGTATCCGGACGGCGGCAGTACCGAACTGACGGCGGCGATTGCGGCGGCGCTTCACGTAAAGCCCGAGCAGATTATTTTTGGCGCAGGCTCCGACGATGTCATCATGATGATCGCGCGCGCCTATTTCCTGCCGGGGGATGAAACGATCATGGCGTCGCACACGTTCCCGCAATACAAGCACAACGCCCTGGTTGAAGGGGCGGTTTGCATCGAGGTTCCGTTGGTTGACGGCAAGCATGACTTGAACGGCATGCTGGCGAAAGTAACGGACAAAACCAAAATTGTCTGGATATGCAACCCGAACAATCCGACAGGCACCATGACCACAGGCAAAGAAATCGAAGATTTTATGTCGCGTGTTCCGCAAAATGTTCTGGTTGTTCTTGACGAAGCTTACGCCGAATATGTGGACGATCCGTCGTTTCCCGATTCGCTCGCGCTGATGAAACGATATCCAAATATTATCCTGTTGAAAACTTTTTCGAAAATCTACGGTTTAGCCTCGTTGCGCATCGGCTACGGCATCGGCCACCCCGATGTGATTCGTGTTGTCAATCAGGTGCGGGAGCCGTTTAATACGACGCGTTATGCGCAAAAAGCCGCCCTTGCGGCATTTGCCGACCAGGAATTTGTGGCCGAATGCAAACAAAAGAATTTGCGGGAAATGAAGTTTTTAAACGCGGAATTTGCCCGCCTGGGTTTGCCGACCTTTCCGGCATACGGCAATTTCATTATGGTTGAAACGTTTCGCTCCGCGGAGCTTGTGTTCAACGCATTGCTGCGCAAAGGAATCATCGTGCGCGGCGGACATCATCTGGACTTCCCGACAAAATTAAGGGTGACGGTCGGCACGCACGAGCAAAACGTCAAATTTATCCGCGCGCTCGAAGCGGCATTGGCGGAAGTAGCCGCGCTTGCCGAAGCGGCGGCTAAATGA
- a CDS encoding prephenate dehydrogenase: MRIAIFGVGLIGGSLALCFKNKPGLHVVGHSPRQSSVEKMLKREVVDEATTSFEAAAVAADVIFLCVPVGNLEDYLVRLNRLPLKEGCIITDVGSTKQAIMACAQTCLRPGVRFIGGHPMAGKEKSGIEAASSYLFENAYYVLTPGDSADEAAYGKLVELLALTKAQIVRMNADMHDSIVGAISHLPHIIAVALVNLVAGHDRRNHLYSTLAAGGFRDLTRIASSDPIIWRDILASNRDVVLKLLHEWNDEINRFMKLIEENDGAGIEREFVAANRFRSELPERRKGVLTAMFDIYVEVPDQPGIIGKIASHLGDHKINLSNIQIMESRLDVPGALRLTFREEEDMAKAAELIKQMGCNVHY, translated from the coding sequence ATGAGAATAGCCATTTTCGGTGTCGGATTGATCGGCGGCTCCCTCGCCCTTTGCTTTAAAAACAAGCCGGGTTTGCATGTGGTCGGCCACTCGCCCCGGCAGTCTTCCGTGGAAAAAATGCTGAAGCGGGAAGTCGTGGATGAGGCGACAACGTCTTTCGAAGCGGCGGCGGTCGCTGCCGACGTGATTTTTCTCTGCGTGCCGGTAGGCAATCTGGAAGATTATTTGGTCCGGCTCAACCGGCTTCCGCTAAAAGAAGGATGCATTATCACGGATGTCGGCAGCACGAAACAGGCCATCATGGCGTGCGCGCAAACATGCCTGCGTCCCGGCGTCCGGTTTATCGGCGGGCATCCGATGGCCGGCAAGGAAAAATCCGGCATTGAAGCGGCGAGCTCTTATTTGTTTGAGAACGCTTATTACGTGTTAACGCCGGGCGATTCTGCGGATGAAGCGGCTTACGGCAAGCTTGTGGAGTTGCTTGCGCTTACGAAGGCGCAAATCGTGCGCATGAATGCCGACATGCATGACAGCATAGTCGGTGCAATCAGCCATTTGCCGCATATTATCGCCGTCGCGCTGGTCAATTTGGTTGCCGGGCATGACCGGCGGAACCATTTGTACAGCACGCTCGCGGCCGGAGGATTTCGCGATTTGACCCGCATCGCATCCAGCGATCCGATTATTTGGCGCGATATTTTGGCAAGCAATCGCGATGTGGTGCTAAAGCTGCTCCACGAATGGAATGATGAAATAAACCGCTTTATGAAGCTGATCGAGGAAAATGACGGAGCGGGGATCGAGCGCGAATTTGTCGCGGCGAACCGGTTCCGCAGCGAACTCCCGGAGCGCCGCAAGGGCGTTCTTACCGCCATGTTCGATATTTATGTGGAAGTCCCCGACCAACCGGGCATCATCGGGAAAATTGCGTCGCATTTGGGCGATCACAAAATCAATTTAAGCAATATCCAGATTATGGAGAGTCGCCTGGATGTGCCCGGCGCATTGCGCCTGACGTTCCGCGAAGAGGAAGATATGGCAAAAGCGGCGGAGCTGATCAAACAAATGGGCTGCAATGTGCATTACTAA
- a CDS encoding glycerate kinase: MKIIVAPDSYKGCLTAFEVADAMEAGIRDAQSDAIIWKIPLADGGEGTVEAVLRAVGGQKVELTVTGPLGLPQRSFYGILPDRTTAVIEMAAAAGLPLVPARQLNPLVATTYGVGELIRDAIKRGCRKLIIGLGGSATNDGGAGMAAALGARLLDAAGKPLPFGGGALGELRRIETDAMLPEIRECEFIAASDVTNPLCGEYGASAVFAPQKGATKEMAALLDRNLAHYAAVIKRDLAKDIAEVSGAGAAGGLGAGLLAFLSAKIASGLDILLGLTRFAEKVAMADIVFTGEGKTDRQTVFGKAPVGIAAAAKKFGKPVVCLSGSVGADVKLLHERGVDVVISVTPAPIPLEQAIAAAKQNIRQTAAQIMRAILLGKSL; encoded by the coding sequence ATGAAAATAATCGTTGCCCCCGATTCGTATAAAGGTTGTTTGACGGCGTTTGAAGTGGCGGATGCGATGGAAGCGGGAATCCGCGATGCGCAAAGCGATGCGATCATTTGGAAAATTCCGCTGGCGGATGGCGGCGAAGGAACCGTGGAAGCGGTATTGCGGGCTGTCGGCGGACAAAAAGTGGAATTAACGGTAACCGGTCCGCTCGGATTGCCGCAACGTTCTTTCTATGGCATTTTACCGGATCGGACAACCGCCGTCATTGAAATGGCTGCCGCCGCCGGTTTGCCGCTGGTGCCCGCGCGGCAATTGAATCCGCTTGTCGCCACGACTTACGGCGTCGGCGAGTTAATCCGCGACGCTATCAAGCGGGGCTGCCGCAAGCTGATCATCGGTTTGGGCGGCAGCGCGACCAATGACGGCGGCGCAGGGATGGCCGCGGCGCTCGGCGCCCGTTTGCTCGACGCTGCGGGCAAGCCGCTGCCATTTGGCGGCGGCGCGTTAGGCGAATTGCGCCGCATTGAGACGGATGCGATGCTGCCGGAAATTCGCGAATGCGAATTCATTGCCGCAAGCGACGTAACAAATCCGTTATGCGGCGAATACGGCGCTTCGGCTGTTTTTGCGCCGCAAAAAGGCGCAACGAAGGAAATGGCGGCGCTATTGGACCGCAATCTGGCGCATTATGCCGCCGTCATCAAACGCGATTTGGCCAAAGATATCGCGGAAGTTAGCGGAGCCGGTGCCGCCGGAGGGCTTGGCGCCGGGTTGCTGGCGTTTTTATCGGCCAAAATTGCAAGCGGGTTGGATATCCTGCTCGGATTGACCAGGTTTGCGGAAAAAGTTGCCATGGCCGATATCGTTTTTACCGGCGAAGGCAAGACGGATCGGCAGACCGTTTTCGGCAAAGCGCCTGTTGGCATTGCCGCCGCCGCGAAGAAGTTCGGAAAACCGGTAGTTTGCCTTTCGGGGAGCGTCGGCGCCGACGTGAAATTGTTGCATGAACGCGGGGTGGATGTCGTAATCTCCGTTACGCCCGCGCCGATACCTTTGGAACAGGCGATTGCTGCGGCAAAACAAAATATACGCCAAACCGCCGCGCAAATTATGCGGGCCATTCTGCTGGGAAAATCGCTTTGA
- a CDS encoding substrate-binding domain-containing protein, with protein MNKIAIWLLAACCAITFFFSAYYSFKVLRQPASIAETPQTEDVDWARIALISTEINSSRWKQVLAGSQAVAQKYNMEIESLGTNRPNSDELLKSMDMAVAAKVDGIIVQGLDSPQFNQRVSHALEKGIPVFTVITDAPSSLRRTFVGPDALNEGHIIGNYIREHLHGKRVVGVVAGHQLTSSQIGRQKGLTDELAQDSKIAIYEAIPAESEIDAAKQETINLLNKHPDVQVIVGLTSEAGVGIQKAIVDRAQTGSFSIYTFDDSPDILQLVEDGVIQATLVHQPEKIGQTALELMHRWLNNIDLPLNNHYFIPIKSIKEKGGQ; from the coding sequence ATGAATAAAATTGCCATTTGGCTATTGGCGGCATGTTGCGCGATCACCTTCTTTTTTTCGGCGTATTACTCCTTTAAAGTGCTGCGACAACCGGCTTCCATTGCGGAAACTCCGCAAACAGAAGATGTAGATTGGGCAAGAATCGCACTGATTTCGACGGAAATCAACAGTTCCCGCTGGAAACAGGTATTGGCAGGCAGCCAGGCGGTCGCCCAAAAATACAATATGGAAATTGAGTCGCTGGGAACAAATCGCCCCAATTCCGACGAGTTGTTAAAAAGCATGGATATGGCCGTGGCGGCAAAAGTTGACGGCATCATTGTGCAGGGGCTGGATTCGCCGCAATTCAACCAAAGGGTTTCCCATGCCCTGGAAAAAGGGATACCGGTGTTTACCGTGATCACGGATGCGCCGTCCAGCCTGCGGCGAACCTTTGTGGGGCCGGATGCCTTGAATGAAGGTCATATTATCGGCAACTATATTCGCGAACATTTGCATGGCAAACGGGTTGTCGGTGTTGTGGCCGGCCATCAGCTGACCAGTTCGCAAATAGGGCGGCAAAAAGGCTTGACGGACGAGCTTGCGCAGGATTCCAAAATCGCGATTTATGAGGCAATACCCGCGGAAAGCGAGATCGACGCCGCCAAACAAGAAACGATCAATCTTTTGAACAAGCACCCCGATGTGCAAGTTATTGTCGGATTGACATCCGAGGCGGGAGTAGGCATTCAAAAGGCGATAGTCGACAGGGCGCAAACAGGCTCTTTTTCCATCTATACGTTCGACGATTCTCCGGATATTTTGCAGCTTGTCGAAGACGGCGTTATTCAGGCGACGCTTGTTCATCAGCCGGAAAAAATCGGACAAACAGCTTTGGAACTGATGCACCGTTGGCTGAATAACATTGATCTTCCCTTAAATAATCATTATTTTATCCCGATAAAATCCATTAAGGAAAAGGGCGGCCAATGA
- a CDS encoding sensor histidine kinase, translated as MNTIQKKILWLSLSVWLIMAGIWLFMSFNNRKSIENYNHILHRYLLMNQIPQLSQQTMDELNLYLENPNAAAESNLKFARDQLRSFKERLVSLRNNSNRLTLTDYQNMIDSQIAEVDLAIVSFKGGRLDEVSDHYDEALMISDFIANTTLTLLNEELMTYNHFYRAMIEKSNDLNKMGLWTLAFASFLLLLLSYRISRKITRPILALTQAARELSRGNFDNDIEINSKDEIAFLARTFNRMRINIHNLIAEIRAKAQIERDLQEYKLLLKESELKSLQSQINPHFLFNTLNTISKKAYLQGAQETSVLINSVSALLRYNLSRLDRSVTIRDELGCLKEYLTIQKERFTDRIQYTIEADESCLDFQLPSLTLQPFVENAFIHGLEPLESQGMLDIRIKDHSDFVTIAVRDNGLGMSEEKIKAIQQGDPTEKYRGHSTGIGIHNVIRRLRLFYDTQDVVDIASAVGQGTCITLRLPKTRREQGENIDRG; from the coding sequence ATGAACACAATTCAAAAGAAAATTTTATGGTTATCATTGAGCGTCTGGCTTATCATGGCGGGAATCTGGCTATTCATGAGTTTCAACAACCGGAAATCGATCGAGAATTACAATCATATTCTGCATCGCTATTTATTGATGAATCAAATCCCGCAACTTAGCCAGCAAACGATGGATGAGCTGAATCTTTACCTTGAGAATCCGAATGCGGCGGCGGAAAGCAATCTGAAGTTCGCGAGGGACCAGTTGCGCTCTTTTAAGGAGCGGTTGGTGTCGCTGCGCAACAACTCCAACCGGTTGACTTTGACCGATTACCAAAACATGATCGACAGCCAAATTGCCGAGGTGGATCTGGCTATTGTTTCATTCAAGGGGGGGCGTCTGGATGAAGTATCCGATCATTACGACGAGGCGCTCATGATCTCCGATTTTATCGCGAATACGACATTAACCCTGCTGAATGAGGAATTGATGACCTATAACCATTTCTATCGCGCCATGATTGAAAAAAGCAACGATTTGAATAAAATGGGGCTATGGACGTTGGCTTTTGCCAGCTTTTTGCTGCTGTTGTTGTCCTATCGCATTTCCCGCAAAATTACCCGCCCGATTTTGGCGCTTACACAGGCAGCAAGAGAATTGTCGCGCGGAAACTTTGACAACGACATCGAAATTAACAGCAAGGATGAGATTGCTTTTCTGGCCAGAACATTCAATCGGATGCGCATCAATATTCACAATCTGATCGCCGAAATTCGCGCGAAGGCGCAAATTGAGCGGGATCTGCAGGAATACAAATTGCTTTTGAAAGAAAGCGAATTGAAGAGCTTGCAAAGCCAAATCAATCCGCACTTTTTGTTCAACACATTAAATACAATATCCAAGAAGGCATATTTGCAAGGCGCGCAAGAAACAAGCGTCCTGATCAATTCGGTTTCCGCCCTGTTGCGCTATAACTTGAGCAGGTTGGACCGATCTGTAACGATTAGGGACGAACTCGGCTGTTTGAAGGAATATCTTACGATTCAGAAGGAGAGATTTACCGACCGAATCCAATACACGATTGAAGCGGATGAAAGTTGCCTGGATTTCCAATTGCCCAGCCTTACTTTGCAACCATTTGTGGAAAATGCCTTCATCCACGGCCTGGAGCCGCTGGAATCGCAAGGAATGCTGGATATACGAATTAAAGATCACTCCGACTTTGTCACGATTGCGGTTCGGGATAACGGCCTGGGCATGAGCGAGGAAAAAATAAAGGCGATTCAGCAAGGCGATCCCACGGAAAAATACAGAGGGCACTCGACCGGAATCGGCATCCATAACGTGATCAGGCGGCTCAGGCTGTTTTATGACACTCAAGACGTAGTGGATATTGCCAGCGCGGTTGGGCAAGGAACCTGCATTACATTGCGTTTGCCGAAGACTAGGAGGGAACAAGGTGAAAATATTGATCGCGGATGA
- a CDS encoding response regulator, translated as MKILIADDEELERVSMKKIILDSFADAEIVGLAENGRKAIQYAAETKPDLILMDIRMPGIDGLEAVSAIQQSCPEVKFIIVSAFDQFEYARTALRLGVNDYLLKPSSIEEIVGTLTKVMAQIKKERMAKKATITQQLQLQKLLPIVETDLVAQLLYDQVHEMHVVEMMQLIGADWKSELVVIVLFVAAKQNHVDKSVANEMYCAMKNLLHNKTKGWVGAMSGSQIPAIIFLEKEKSFRSQISVLIRDMLSAARQYPQYEFFIGIGDKCQSIDQVAKSYHEALLSAIDRSLPARHLFFADLQVNSAQLRQIALELKKKAIDYVRLGDWQSVHQALRQLLEHFEKTGVNLVEAQQRLLEALLMIFRLLHDLGFEVEMPLLSYQAQNYQQLSAELQGIIAKLTSATDALKNRVEPDVTQQIKRFIIEHADRDVSLEAIAERFGLSPFYISKIFKEQIGINYIDFLTESRIEKAKNLLANSELSLKEITYQIGYNDPNYFSRVFKKVCGVSPTEYRKMSLRR; from the coding sequence GTGAAAATATTGATCGCGGATGATGAGGAACTGGAGAGGGTTTCCATGAAAAAAATCATTCTCGACTCGTTTGCGGATGCGGAGATTGTCGGGTTGGCGGAAAATGGCCGCAAGGCAATCCAGTACGCGGCGGAAACCAAACCGGATCTGATTTTGATGGATATCAGAATGCCGGGCATTGACGGTTTGGAAGCGGTAAGCGCAATCCAGCAATCATGTCCCGAGGTCAAATTTATTATCGTCTCGGCATTCGATCAATTTGAATATGCCAGAACGGCCTTGCGGTTGGGCGTAAACGATTATTTGCTGAAACCGAGCAGCATAGAGGAAATTGTTGGCACATTGACCAAAGTGATGGCGCAAATCAAAAAAGAAAGGATGGCCAAAAAAGCGACAATCACCCAGCAATTACAGTTGCAAAAGCTGTTGCCGATTGTGGAAACCGATCTGGTGGCGCAATTGCTATACGATCAGGTGCATGAGATGCATGTGGTTGAAATGATGCAGCTGATCGGCGCCGATTGGAAGAGCGAACTGGTGGTTATCGTGTTGTTTGTCGCCGCCAAACAAAATCATGTTGACAAAAGTGTCGCAAATGAAATGTATTGCGCCATGAAAAACTTGCTGCACAACAAAACCAAGGGCTGGGTCGGGGCTATGTCGGGAAGCCAGATACCCGCGATCATTTTTTTGGAAAAGGAAAAATCGTTCCGTTCGCAAATTTCTGTCTTGATTCGGGACATGTTGTCAGCAGCCCGGCAATATCCGCAGTATGAATTTTTTATCGGGATCGGCGACAAATGCCAATCGATTGACCAGGTGGCGAAATCTTATCACGAAGCGTTGCTGTCTGCCATCGATCGTTCTTTGCCCGCACGGCATTTGTTTTTTGCCGATTTGCAGGTGAATTCGGCGCAATTGCGCCAAATCGCGCTGGAGCTTAAGAAAAAGGCGATCGACTATGTCAGATTGGGAGATTGGCAATCGGTTCATCAGGCGTTGCGCCAATTACTGGAGCATTTTGAAAAGACGGGCGTCAACCTGGTTGAAGCCCAGCAAAGGTTGCTGGAAGCGCTGCTCATGATTTTCCGGCTGCTTCATGACCTGGGCTTTGAAGTGGAAATGCCGCTTTTGTCCTATCAGGCGCAAAACTATCAGCAATTATCGGCGGAATTGCAGGGAATTATCGCGAAACTGACAAGCGCGACCGATGCTTTAAAAAACCGGGTGGAGCCGGACGTTACGCAGCAAATCAAGCGGTTTATTATCGAACACGCGGATCGGGATGTTTCGTTGGAAGCGATTGCGGAACGGTTTGGCTTAAGCCCTTTTTACATAAGCAAGATATTCAAAGAGCAAATCGGCATCAATTATATCGATTTTCTGACCGAATCGCGAATCGAAAAGGCAAAAAATCTGCTTGCGAACTCCGAATTGAGTTTAAAAGAAATTACTTATCAGATCGGGTATAACGACCCGAATTATTTCAGCAGGGTATTTAAAAAAGTTTGCGGCGTCTCGCCTACCGAATATCGAAAAATGTCATTGCGCAGATGA